From the genome of uncultured Tolumonas sp., one region includes:
- a CDS encoding NYN domain-containing protein → MTTDGACVFIDAENISPYAYHRIIKKINEFTYIQSVKAFTDWSCVKPTIKRWIDLAKNNSCIEKISYPHIGLKNTSDILLTIHAIEMLNTPTNSFGVFVLCSADSDFSPLITHMKNKGKITIGFGGKNCSAPYKRRFDFYFDVTPQSDMVIKQSRAIFSLGGEDLNNPKYLGAINLIREAVRAHEKPGNIFVKLSDVGLFLKSHYQLSISDLGFSGSLSDFISLYPSVLNITSDYKACSLIR, encoded by the coding sequence ATGACAACTGATGGTGCTTGTGTGTTTATTGATGCTGAAAATATAAGTCCTTATGCTTATCATAGAATAATAAAAAAAATAAATGAATTTACATACATACAATCAGTTAAAGCATTCACTGATTGGAGTTGCGTTAAACCAACAATTAAGCGATGGATTGATTTAGCAAAAAATAACTCATGTATTGAGAAAATTAGTTATCCACATATTGGGCTAAAAAACACATCTGATATATTACTAACTATTCATGCAATAGAAATGCTGAACACCCCAACCAATTCATTTGGCGTGTTTGTTTTGTGCTCTGCTGATTCAGATTTTTCACCATTAATCACCCATATGAAAAACAAAGGTAAAATCACCATAGGATTCGGGGGTAAAAATTGCTCAGCGCCATACAAAAGAAGATTTGATTTTTATTTTGATGTCACCCCACAGTCAGATATGGTTATCAAGCAGTCTAGAGCAATCTTTTCTTTGGGTGGTGAAGACTTGAATAACCCTAAGTATCTAGGTGCAATTAATTTAATTCGAGAAGCAGTAAGAGCACATGAAAAACCGGGAAATATATTTGTGAAATTATCAGATGTTGGATTGTTTTTGAAATCGCACTATCAATTAAGTATCAGTGATTTAGGGTTTTCTGGTTCGCTATCTGATTTCATTAGTCTCTATCCAAGTGTATTAAATATCACATCTGATTATAAAGCTTGCAGTTTAATTCGATAA